One genomic window of Daphnia pulex isolate KAP4 chromosome 10, ASM2113471v1 includes the following:
- the LOC124203789 gene encoding WSC domain-containing protein 2-like — MRLGLLRRNFHYFSTVAIISCCYVLLLRTSTKSGDDDIHPGPHLSFSDVKTNDLIIVERPGDNQVLPQSAPPVTEEYVDKSELIVTPKIKKIEKLPRIGPPSMDPNKTLNWLDLWSNDTICNQFTVHLLEENLLPRALVSFPGSGNTWLRMLLMGVTGLYVDTIYPGDEFFISKAGSNYELKKDCNCSLLQKTHDLSLFSVVYNMAMANKSSEKRLNQEVEHFRGDGILVIRNPFKAILSYRNFAFGGNMAGLAPVEAFKQGIEPVKIGNRKISTWDQFISRSVASWEMLATVWIRGLKRGGVVYYEKLRRDTGRQLLRMAEMLGIPDVNKDRLDCVLRHNQDNSFKRSESGPKNYPKNPFTESQHLLILKSIQSVQLALKERGLDPLPVELYDFYTPMYQYGHWNISSL; from the exons atgcGACTCGGTTTGTTGCGACGAAACTTCCATTATTTCTCAACGGTCGCCATTATTTCTTGCTGCTACGTTTTACTTTTGAGAACATCGACTAAAAGTGGAGATGACGACATTCACCCAGGGCCACATTTAAGTTTTAGTGACGTCAAAACGAACGACTTGATCATAGTGGAACGGCCAGGTGACAATCAAGTGTTACCCCAATCTGCTCCGCCTGTCACAGAAGAATACGTCGACAAATCAGAGCTGATTGTTACAccgaaaatcaagaaaatagaaaaattgcCAAGGATCGGACCACCGTCCATGGATCCCAACAAGACACTCAACTGGCTGGATTTGTGGTCGAACGATACCATCTGCAATCAATTCACCGTTCACCTGTTGGAGGAAAACTTATTACCCCGAGCTCTGGTATCTTTCCCCGGAAGCGGAAACACTTGGCTCCGGATGCTCCTGATGGGCGTGACTGGTCTATACGTCGACACCATTTACCCTGGCGACGAATTCTTCATTTCCAAAG CCGGAAGTAACTACGAATTGAAAAAGGACTGCAATTGCTCTCTACTCCAGAAAACTCACGACCTTTCACTCTTCTCGGTGGTTTACAACATGGCGATGGCCAATAAATCCAGTGAGAAACGACTGAATCAAGAGGTGGAGCACTTCCGGGGCGATGGCATCTTGGTCATCCGCAATCCATTCAAAGCCATCTTGTCTTATCGCAATTTCGCATTCGGTGGGAACATGGCCGGATTGGCTCCGGTCGAAGCATTTAAACAAGGAATTGAACCAGTCAAAATTGGAAATCGCAAAATTTCAA CATGGGACCAGTTTATCAGCCGGAGCGTCGCTAGTTGGGAGATGCTGGCCACCGTGTGGATCCGTGGACTGAAACGCGGAGGCGTCGTCTACTACGAGAAATTACGTCGGGACACTGGGCGGCAGCTGTTGCGGATGGCGGAAATGCTTGGAATTCCGGATGTGAATAAAGATCGGCTGGATTGCGTTCTCCGTCACAATCAGGATAACTCCTTTAAGCGGAGTGAATCCGGACCGAAGAATTACCCAAa GAATCCTTTTACGGAGAGCCAGCACTTGTTGATACTCAAATCCATTCAAAGTGTTCAACTGGCGCTCAAGGAGCGAGGGCTTGATCCTTTGCCTGTCGAACTCTACGATTTCTACACTCCGATGTACCAATACGGACATTGGAATATCTCCTCTCTGTGA